In one Drosophila pseudoobscura strain MV-25-SWS-2005 chromosome X, UCI_Dpse_MV25, whole genome shotgun sequence genomic region, the following are encoded:
- the vilya gene encoding RING finger protein vilya, whose protein sequence is MMSKVGADDAGKSSPTPKPDANKLWIHCNRCFDQFALKRHMFFLLACQHVSCEKCVKACLGRTPSDAPIYTCPICHKNVRGRQINNSMPNNLKRLFHPEPWNLALDFVETFQRTNQKHFNKYKEKKEKIMDKLDKDIELAQLVCQKHFHEQQTLRVERRKLTLRMRQIKLQVAKQKEAERRFLMSKRRRSMEEHTGPASVLAIDPLDSRAPTSFRNRMPPPQSAAAENRRQQITSFAHESNNSFDL, encoded by the exons ATGATGTCCAAAGTTGGCGCGGACGATGCTGGCAAATCGTCCCCGACGCCCAAGCCGGATGCCAATAAACTATGGATACACTGCAATCGCTGCTTCGATCAGTTTGCCCTCAAGAGGCACATGTTCTTTTTACTGGCCTGCCAGCATGTGAGCTGCGAGAAATGCGTGAAAGCCTGCCTAGGACGCACGCCCAGCGATGCGCCCATCTACACGTGCCCCATCTGCCACAAGAATGTGCGCGGCCGGCAAATAAACAACTCGATGCCCAACAATCTGAAGCGGTTGTTTCATCCGGAGCCGTGGAATTTGGCCCTTGATTTCGTAGAAACATTCCAGCGAACCAaccaaaaacatttcaataaGTACAAGGAAAAGAAG GAGAAGATTATGGACAAATTAGACAAGGACATAGAGCTAGCCCAGTTGGTATGCCAGAAGCACTTTCATGAGCAACAGACGCTGCGCGTGGAGCGGAGAAAACTGACTCTACGAATGCGTCAAATTAAATTGCAGGTGGCAAAGCAAAAAGAGGCGGAACGCCG TTTTCTCATGTCCAAGCGTCGGAGATCAATGGAAGAGCATACGGGGCCCGCATCGGTCCTGGCGATCGACCCACTTGATTCCAGGGCCCCTACCAGCTTTCGGAATCGTATGCCACCGCCGCAATCGGCAGCTGCAGAAAATCGTAGGCAGCAAATCACCAGCTTTGCTCACGAGTCAAATAATTCATTCGATCTGTAA